The segment TTTCTTCATCCAGCGTCTCTAAAAATTTTACCTTAAGCTGATAATCTTCAAGGTGTTTAAAAAGGTTGTATGTCCCGCCAAATACACCGGAAGAGGAAATAATCTCATCGTTGGGTTTGAGGATATTCATTACTGCAAGATAGATTGCAGACATCCCCGAAGCTGTGGCTACTGCTGCGACGCCTCCTTCTGCGGCGGCAATTCTCTTTTCAAACGCTTCGACGCTGGGGTTGGCTATGCGAGAATAGACGTAACCGGCTTCCCTGCCGGCGAAAATGTGTTCAAGTTCTTTAGCAGTTTTATGCTTAAAGGCATTCGAATAATAGATGGGTACGTTAGTCGCGCCCGTATGATTATCTCCTGTCCAATTGCCGTGGATTAGTTTTGTCTGAAATTCCATCCAATCACCTTCTCAATCTCCAAACAGCGTAGTAGAAAAATATCTTTCTCCGGTATCCGGAATTATCGTCAATACTTTTTTCCCTTTACCCAATCTTTCTGCCACCTGCAGGGCAGCATATAAATTTGCACCTGCAGAGATACCGGCAAGAATACCTTCTTTACGGGCAAGTTCTCTGGCTGTTTCAAGAGCTGCTTTACTGCTGACTTTAATTACTTCATCGTAAATATCTACATTTAGCGTTTTGGGTATGAAACCGGCCCCTATCCCTTGAATCATATGAGGGCCTGCTTCCTGCCCGGATAGTACCGCTGAGGCTTCAGGCTCAACGGCAATAATTTTTATGCCGGAAATGGTTTCTTTTAAAATCTCTCCTACACCGGATATGGTTCCACCGGTGCCTACCCCTGCCACAAAAGCATGAAGATCCAAACCAAAGTCTTTTAATATCTCCTGGGCAGTGGTTTCACGATGCGCCTCAGGATTGGCAGGATTCTCAAACTGCTGCAGCATCAGATAACCTTTTTGCTCTACAAGCTCCACTGCCTTTTCAATTGCCCCGTTCATCCCTAAAGGAGCTGGGGTCAGGATAATTTCTGCGCCATAAGCCTGAAGCAGTTTTCTTCTTTCCAATGACATTGATTCCGGCATGGTAAGAACCAATTTGTATCCTTTGGTCGCTGCGGTCATGGCAAGGCCTATGCCCGTATTGCCGCTTGTGGGCTCTACCATAGTATCGCCCGGTTTAATCAGCCCGTTTTTTTCCGCAGCCTCAACCATGCTACAGGCAATTCTGTCTTTAACGGAACCGCCGGGGTTAAACATTTCTAGCTTTAAATATACCTCAGCAGCGGCGTCCTCTGCCATATGACCAAGCCTTACCGTGGGCGTATTACCGATGGTTTCAAGAATATTATCATAAAGCATTTTGTCACCCTACACTTTCCTGACAACAAGAAGATTACACCCATCATAGTTGTCATCAATTTTAATAATCTCATGTCCTTCCGCTTCTAGACTCTTGGGAACATTCTTGATGGGCTCGCCATGATCCAGTTTGAAGCCAAGGGTTTCCTGAGAATTAATTTTTTCTAATTCGATTTTGGCCTTAACGAAATTAATCGGGCACTTAACGCCTGTCAGGTCAATTATGTTTACCGATAAATCCTTATCTTGATGATGACCCACTTCACCATATTCGTTAACACTCTCTTTTGATAAAGTTATTTCAAGTTTCGGATTAAGAGATTCAAACATTTGATTGACCTTACCAACCAGATACTTCACATCTTCATAATGTCTTTCCAGATTATCCACATCGCCAAGCTTGTAATCCAGGAGTTCGTTAATTACGTCTTTGATATTTTCTGTTACATAACCCGTATCGACGAAGTGGTTAATAAATTCTTTGAATATCAATCTATCTTTTGTCGTATCCACACCCTGCAAAATCAATAATGCTCTGGCTGCTGATACACTGGCGTCATAAAGCTTTGAAGATTCTTTTGTTGTCCCGTACTCACTAAGGTGTGTGTGTGCATTAGAAATGTCTAGTTTGATGACGTCCAGCACCCCTGCACTGCATTCACCCGGCCCTCTGCCTTTCAGTGAGAATTTTTCCTCTGAACCAAAATCATAATAAAGCTCAGGGTTTTCTGCTTCCGATTCTATCCCGGAATAATCATGAATAAGGCTTTTGATACCTTCAGTTTCCCTTGCTACAAATTCAGCGAAGTCAGAAATTCCGGTTTCACGCTTAAAATCTGCCAATCGGTATAAGAAATCAGGTATCTTTTTAGTGGGGACAGCACCGTATTCCGTACCCAAGACCGCCTTTTCGACACCAACAGCACCACCAAATAATACCGAGTACATTGGAATCAATCCGTCTTCTACTCTTTTAGCCTTTCCGAACAGTCCTATCTCGCCTTTATGGTGCTGCCCGCAAGAATTTGGGCATCCGGAAATAAAGATTTTCGGGAGCTGCCTTTTTATCTCTTCATCAACATTTGCAAATCTATGTCTGATAGCAGTCAGCAGGTTTTGTGATAACCCTAAGCCCAGCTTGCAAGTTGCCGCACCGGCACATGCGATGGAGTTATCAACATCAAAAGGAGAAGTGAATGGGGCTATTAACTGTAACAGTTCTTCAGCATGCTCCCCGGTTAAATCTCTCACAAAAAAGCCTTGGGTGTTGGTCAATCTCACCGTAGGTTCGTAGTCCAGATCCGCTGCAAAATCAATAATTTGTTCAAGATTATCTACATTGAGGTTACCGTTTTTGGGATGAATGTAGACAGCATAAAGTCCTTCATTTCTTTGTGCAAATACTAAAGGATTGGAGTTTTTCTTTGGTTTGCCTATTGGTTTACTGGGATTAGAGTTATTAAAAAAAACATCCAATCTCTTTTCATTTTTCACCTGTTGTAAAGTCTCGAGATATTTTGCTTTGAACCCTGCCTCCCCTAATCTCTTTCGAATAAATCTGATGCGAGCTTTATGTTTATTAATTCTATCTCCTTCATTTTCAAACAGTTCTTTCATGGCCTGAACATGATACAGTACTTCCGAAGCAGGTATGAAATCGTAAAGTTTTACTGAGACGATAGGACCTGCACCAAATCCGCCTGCGCCGTAGACCTCAAAACCTTTCTTACCATTCTTAATTTTGGCAACAAAGCCCAGATCAGCGATGGTCGCATTACCCGTATCTTCCGGCGTATTCGAATAGGCTATTTTATACTTTCGGGGAAGGTTAAAGACTGTCGGGTCATTAAGGGTGTACTCAGTGGTTGCTAATGCATACGGAGTAACATCAAAGACCTCATCTTTAGCAGCTCCTGACAGGGGAGAACAACCTACATTTCTCGCCGTATTCCCACCTGTACCCTTGGTAATAATACCTGCCTCCAAAAGTCCTTCCACTATGTTCACAGTATCGTCCAACGAGACCTTATGAAATTGTATATCCTGCCTGGTGGTAAAGTGAATATATCCGTGAGAATATTCTTTCGCTAATTCACTTATTTTTTTCAATTGACTGAGATTAGTAACACCGGATGGAATTCTGGTTCTGACCATATAAGTATCGTTATCCCTTTGTTCATAAATACCCATGGCGACGCGGTAAGGTTTGAACCTTTCCGGTTCGATCTGACCCTTTTTCAATTCTTCCACTTTGGTTCGATAATTCTTTCCTTCTTCCAAGACTTGCCGGGGTATTTTAATCACTGTTCCGCCTCCTCAATAACTCAACACTAGGTCAATAAGTATTCAAGTTCCTCCACAAATTCACCAGTAGCTATTTTAAAGAAATTAAGTACCGGTTCTTTTTCCTTTAATGAAATGATTGCGTAAAGTATGCCGGGATCATACGCCAGCCGTTTATCTTCTTCCGACGGTCTGGAAGGCGTATAAGGATGAGAATGATAATTTCCAACTAATTCAAGACCCTCGTTTCTCATTTCCTTCAGTGCCGCGAATTGTTCTTTCGGATCCATGGTAAAATGTTCACTGCTTTGGTCCATATTTCTCCCCGGGAAAATTTTATTAACAATAATTTCTTCCTGGATTTTTCTGCCCGCCAACAACCCGCAGCACTCCAGTGGAAATTCATCTCTTGCCTGTTTTACCAATTGGTCATATTGCGCTCTTGACAGCTTCACTATCATTTAAAATGACATCCTTTCGGGGTTGGGGTATTTATAAATCCCGAGCGGGACAATCTTTTTCTAGTCAACACTCTGCCCCAGTGATAAGTCCGCTGACCTATAAATCACAAACGGGACCCTGGTAGTCAATTAGATTTTTTATGGTGGGCTCTTGGCCGCAGACAGCACAATCTGATTTATAATTAACCTTAATTTTCCTAAACTGCATTTTGACAGCATCATAAGTCAGCAGGTATCCGGCTAAGTTATTACCAAGGTCCAACAGATACTTGATAGCTTCCGTAGCCTGAAGCGTACCGATAACACCGCCCATAACGCCAAGCACTCCGGCTTCACGGCAGGTAGGTACAACTCCTTCCGGCGGCGGTTCCTTAAACATGCACCTATAACAAGGTGTGCCATCATCAGGAATATATGTGGTCAGCTGTCCGTTAAATCTGATAATGCCTGCATGGGAAAATGGCTTTTTTGCAATCACACATGCATCGTTGATTAAAAATTTTGCTGCGAAATTATCAGTACCGTCAATTACAAAATCATAATCCTGGTCTTTGATAATATCTAAAATATTTGAGGAGTCTACAAAGGTATTGTAGGTGACCACGTTCACATCCGGGTTCATTTCATTCAGCGTTTCCTTACCTGATATAACCTTTAACTTACCCACATCTTTAGTTTGGTGGATGATTTGTCTCTGCAAGTTTGATAAATCTACTTCATCGCCATCTACTAATCCAATGGTACCAATACCAGCTGCAGCCAAAAACATGGCCGCCGGCGCACCAAGTCCTCCAGTTCCTATTACAAGAACTTTTGCATCGAGCAGACGCTGCTGCCCTTGAACGCCAACTTCTGACAAGATGATATGTCTTGAATATCTTTCTATCTGCTGTTCATTAAAGTCCAATAGCTCCGCCCCCCATAAAGTACAGAAACTCTACCCGATCATTTTCCTTGATAATCGTAGTTTCAAATTTCTCCCTGTCAACAATATCACCGTTTAACTCAACAGAAACCATGTCAGGCATTTTTACCTGCTCAATCTCTAGAAGTTCCAATATGCTCGCTTCTTTTTCCAACTGCTTGTCGTCACCATTAATTTTAACGTTCATTGTGACATACCTCCATTTATTAATCCCTATTATTTCAATAGGAATTATTGGATTTATTTTATACAAAGTATCATTTTACGCCCGTGTTGTCAATAGTTATTAGAAAAAAGGCCCAAAAAAGCCCTTTACCGCTGGTAACGGTAAAGGGCTTAACTGTTCCATTTTAAATTAAACGGCCAGCTGCATCAGGACGCCGCTGAGTTTTCTTCCTCAACATCCAGGTCAAACTTAGTATGAAGGACTTTTACTGCCTTTTTGACACTGTCGGCATCAATAATGCACGATACCTTGATTTCTGAAGTACTGATCATCTGAATATTGATACCGGCATTTGCCAGGGCCTCAAACATACAGGCAGCAACACCGGGATTGGTGATCATACCTGCGCCAACGATAGAAATTTTGGCCACACTATCATCGTAATCGTAATCGGGTGTACCGATTTCCTGCTTTATTCTGTCTGATATCTGCAAGGCCTTATTCAGTTCGTCCTTGGCAATGGTAAAACTGATATCATTGACATCATTTCGCATGGTACTTTGAATGATCATGTCAACATTGATATTTTCTGCGGCCAGAGCGCTGAATAATTTCATGGCGATACCCGGTTTGTCTGGAACATCGAAAAAAGCAATCTTAGCAACATTTAAATCATAGGCTACACCACTAACCACCATTTCTTTTTCCATGGAGGCCACCTCCTCAACTATTGTACCTGTATTATGGTTAAAACTTGAACGAACATGCAGCTTGACGTTATATATCTTGGCAAATTCCACTGCCCGGGGATGGAGTACCAAAGCGCCGAGACTAGCCAGCTCAAGCATCTCATCATAAGAAATACTGGGCAGTTTTTGGGCCCGAGGCACTACTCGAGGGTCGGTGGTATAAACACCGTCAACATCGGTAAAAATTTCGCAGACATCCGCCTTTATTGCAGCGGCTAGAGCGACAGCTGTGGTATCTGAGCCGCCCCGCCCCAAAGTGGTGGTGTCGTCATTAGCGCATCGACCTTGAAATCCGGCTACCACCACGATCTTACCTGCAGCCAACTCTTTATCCAACCGTTCAGAGTTTATCCCGGTAATCTTTGCCTTAGCATAAACCTCATTGGTGCTAACGCCTGCCTGGGCGCCTGTCAGCGATACCGCCGCTTCCCCCAAGTTCTCTATGGCCATGGCCAAAAGAGCAATTGAAACCTGCTCTCCGGTAGATAACAGCATATCCATCTCTCTTTCGGACGGAGTATCTGACAGCTGGCGTGCTAAGCCGATTAATTCGTCTGTGGTATCACCCATAGCTGATACTACTACCACCACGCTATTACCTGCCCGTTTGGTTTCCACCACTCTTTTGGCCACGCGCTTGATACGTTCGGGGTCCGCTACTGAGCTGCCGCCGAATTTTTGTACTACTAGCATTCCACCCACTCTCCTTTTCTCTCTATTTGGGCACCGGTAGGGCTGGCCGCCAAATGGCGGGTATCACAGTTTACGCCGACCTGAGAAAAAGCCTGCCGCATACTCTGCCCTACCAGTTTACACTTGTCTTTATCAGTTACAAAAGCCACTAACGCTGGGCCGGCACCGCTTAAAGCCACTGCCAGCGCACCGCTTCTTTTAGCGGCATCAAATACCGCCTGCATCCCGGGCACCAGATTTACCCGATATGGCTGATGAAGTTTGTCATCCATCATCTGTCCCAGAAGTTGGTAATCCTCCTGAATAAGGGCCAAGACCAGTAAGCTGGCCCGGCTGACATTAAATACTGCATCTTTTACCGGTACGTTTAAGGGCAGCACATCCCTGGCTATACTGGTGGACAGGGTAAAGTCCGGCACCGCCAGCACCATGCTAAGCTGTTGGGGCGGCTTTATCTTCCGATAGAATAATCTTTCATCCAGCACCGCGGACACTACTACGCCGCCAAGCATAGCCGGAGCTACATTGTCCGGGTGCCCTTCCATAGCAACAGCCAGCTCCAGCAGTTGGCCTTCGGTCAATTTACCGCCGGCCAGTTCATTGGCTGCCACCATTCCAGCCACAATTGCTGCAGCGCTTGAACCCATGCCCCGTGAGGCGGGAATCTGATTTTCCTGCTTTATTTTTAATCCTGTCGGTTCATCACCGTTTTTTTCAAATACCCTCACAGCCGCCTGGTATACCACATTGGTCTCATCCCGTGGGATAGATTCGCTGCCCTCACCGGAAATATCAAACTCCAGACCCGATGGTATGACGTCCATTTCCAAATAATTGTACAGTTCTAGGGCCATACCGATAGTATCAAAGCCGGGACCCATGTTAGCCGTCGTAGCAGGTACTCTTACTCTGACCATTGCTGCTCCCTCTTTTGCTGTGATTTAGTGCATATTTCTTTTACTTGCCGTTGACAATTGACAGCACCGCATCTTCATCGGCAGGCACTGAGTAGGGTTCCGACACTTGTTTAATTGCTGTATTAGGATCCTTCAGACCGTTACCGGTAAGGACACATACCACCGTACTTCCTTTTTCAAAAAAACCTTCTTGATGCTGTTTCAAAACACCGGCCAAAGACGCCGCTGAAGCCGGCTCGGCAAAAACGCCTTCCCTGGATGCCAATAGGCGCTGGGCAGCCAAGATTTCCTCATCAGTGACTGCTTTGATAAAGCCCTTAGACTCATCTGCTGCCTGCACCGCTTTTTCCCAGCTGGCAGGATTACCGATACGGATAGCAGTGGCTATAGTTTCCGGGTTTTCCACTATTTTGTCCTGCACAATGGGGGATGCCCCCTCCGCCTGAAACCCGATCATTTGCGGTAAATTCTTGGACCGTCCTGCATCCTGATAACGTTTGAAACCGCGCCAATAGGCGGTGATATTACCGGCATTACCCACAGGGATAGCCAAATAGTCCGGCGCATCACCCAGCACATCGCAGATTTCGTAGGCGGAACTGGTCTGGCCTTCGATGCGGTACGGATTTAATGAATTCACCAAGGTGATGGGATTCTTTTCGGTAATGCTGCGCACTATGTTTAAAGCATCATCAAAGTTTCCTTTGATGGCAATAACCTTGGCGCCGTAAATTAAGGCTTGGGCCAGCTTACCTAGGGCGATGTTACCTTCGGGAATAACTACACTGCAGGTAAGGCCGCAGCGGGCCGCATACGCGGCAGCGGCAGCGGAGGTGTTCCCGGTTGAGGCACACATGATGGCAGTTGAACCTTCTTCCACCGCCTTCGCCACAGCCATAACCATCCCCCGGTCCTTAAAGGAGCCGGTAGGATTTAAACCTTCATATTTAAAGTAGATATTGATACCCAGTTCTTCGGAAAGGTTTTGACCCTTTATCAACGGAGTATTACCCTCTTTTAGGGAAACGAGGGGGGTCTTGTCGGTGATCGGTAAAAATTCTTGGTATTTTTCTAAAATTCCCGGCCAGTTCATTTACGCATCCTCTCCCTCAACTCGAATTACATTTGCTACTCTTTTAGTTATTGACATACCCTCCATAATGGTAAGGGCATCACGCAGGTTTTGTTCTTCCACCCGATGAATAATCAGTACCACTTCGGCGATATCACCATCTGAACGCTTCTGCAGCACTGTATCAATGCTGACATTATGGTTACCCAAAACGCTGGCAATGCTCGCTAATACGCCTGGGCGGTCTTTAACCATCAAACGCAGATAGTATTTAGATTCCACCAGACCGATGGGCTTGATGGGCTTCTCTTCAAAGCAGGTGCAGCTGATACGACCGTTGACCCCACCGGTAATGTTACGCGCTACTTCCATTATATCACCAACCACGGCGCTTGCCGTCGGCATTTCACCGGCACCGGGACCATAAAACATAGTCTCGCCCACGGCATCTCCGGCTACGAAAATGGCGTTGTTAGCATCGCTCACTGCTGCTAATGGATGACTGCCGGGAATAAATACGGGATGAACCCGCACTTCCACTTCGCCGTCCCGTTCTTTGGCTATACCCAGCAATTTTACGATATAACCCAATTCGGTAGCGTACTTAATATCAGTGGCATCAATACGGGTAATACCCTCTACATAGACATCTCTAGATGTCACCCGGGTGTTAAAGGCGATGGATGCCAAAATGGCAATCTTCCTCGCTGCATCATGACCTTCCACATCGGCGGTTGGATCTGACTCGGCATATCCCAGCGCTTGGGCCTCTTTGAGCACATCATTAAAATCGCTGCCAAAGCGGGTCATTTTAGTAAGTATATAGTTAGTGGTTCCATTGATAATCCCCATTACATCAGTTACCTTATTACCTGCCAGGCACATTTTTAGGGGGCGAATAATGGGAATGCCTCCTGCTACGCTGGCCTCAAACATCAAATCGGTGTCGTGTTCCTTTTCTGCATCAAAAAGTTCCTTGCCGTACCCGGCAATCAAGTCCTTGTTGGCAGTTACCACCTGTTTACCAGCTTTAAGGGCTTTAAGAATGTACTCTTTGGCCGGCTCATTACCACCCATCAACTCCACCACAATATCGATATCAGGGTTTTCTAATACAGCTGCTGCGTCAGCAGTGAGCACACCGTCAGGTACAGTTACGCCTCGACTTTTAGTTGTATCCCGAACTACTATTTTTTCTATCTGTACTGGTCTCCCGGCCCTGGCGGTAATTAAATCGGCATTACCTGTCAGAATCTTATAAACGCCTCTTCCCACAGTGCCCATGCCCAGCATACCAACCTTAATCGGTGCTTGCGAATTAGTTACCATTTAAAAGTCACCTCTCTTATCCTTTGCCCTTAAGTTTGCCCCACTACTTCCACTTTCTTGACACCATTTATTTCTTTTATTTTACTTAGAAGTTCCTCTACGCTCATCAACATATCCACCGTTTGGATGGAGATTGAGACATTGGCCACCCCTTGCAGCGGTAAATTCTGGTTAATGGTGAGGACATTCCCCTGGACATTTGCCACGGTGTTCAAAATACGGGATAGCACTCCCGATTTATGCTCTAATATCATAGAAATGGTGACAATCTGTTCCTTAGCAGCATTATGAAAAGGAAAAATCCCATCTTTATACTTATAGAAAGCGCTGCGGCTAAGCCCAACTTTGCCCACGGCTTCATGAATGGTACCGGCATCGCCCCGGGCCAGCACTTCTTTTGCCTTAGCAGTCTTGACAATAGCCTCAGGCAGTATGGCCGCATTGACAATAAAAAAACGCTGTCCGTCCGAATTCATCTTTTCACCCGCCTATCTGTCCTCCTGCAGAGTACAACAATCCATGTATGGTAGACATTATAACACAGAAAGGGTTATAGGTGAAGAAAAAGTTCACAATCCGTCGTTTAGGACAACGTTTGCATAAATTGTGCGATTTTCAAGGACATTTTTTTAAACTCTATTAAGAATGCATCATGACCGTAAGGGGAAATCAATTCCCAGTAATGGCTGTCAGCGCCAGCTTGCTTAAAAAAGTGATGTATCTCCTCCTGATAATACTTGGGGTAAAGAAAATCTGAGCTGACCCCGATACTTAATACCTTACCCCGAAACCGGGAAAATACCTCTCTATATTCACCCC is part of the Metallumcola ferriviriculae genome and harbors:
- a CDS encoding sulfurtransferase TusA family protein, encoding MIKIPRQVLEEGKNYRTKVEELKKGQIEPERFKPYRVAMGIYEQRDNDTYMVRTRIPSGVTNLSQLKKISELAKEYSHGYIHFTTRQDIQFHKVSLDDTVNIVEGLLEAGIITKGTGGNTARNVGCSPLSGAAKDEVFDVTPYALATTEYTLNDPTVFNLPRKYKIAYSNTPEDTGNATIADLGFVAKIKNGKKGFEVYGAGGFGAGPIVSVKLYDFIPASEVLYHVQAMKELFENEGDRINKHKARIRFIRKRLGEAGFKAKYLETLQQVKNEKRLDVFFNNSNPSKPIGKPKKNSNPLVFAQRNEGLYAVYIHPKNGNLNVDNLEQIIDFAADLDYEPTVRLTNTQGFFVRDLTGEHAEELLQLIAPFTSPFDVDNSIACAGAATCKLGLGLSQNLLTAIRHRFANVDEEIKRQLPKIFISGCPNSCGQHHKGEIGLFGKAKRVEDGLIPMYSVLFGGAVGVEKAVLGTEYGAVPTKKIPDFLYRLADFKRETGISDFAEFVARETEGIKSLIHDYSGIESEAENPELYYDFGSEEKFSLKGRGPGECSAGVLDVIKLDISNAHTHLSEYGTTKESSKLYDASVSAARALLILQGVDTTKDRLIFKEFINHFVDTGYVTENIKDVINELLDYKLGDVDNLERHYEDVKYLVGKVNQMFESLNPKLEITLSKESVNEYGEVGHHQDKDLSVNIIDLTGVKCPINFVKAKIELEKINSQETLGFKLDHGEPIKNVPKSLEAEGHEIIKIDDNYDGCNLLVVRKV
- the cysK gene encoding cysteine synthase A produces the protein MLYDNILETIGNTPTVRLGHMAEDAAAEVYLKLEMFNPGGSVKDRIACSMVEAAEKNGLIKPGDTMVEPTSGNTGIGLAMTAATKGYKLVLTMPESMSLERRKLLQAYGAEIILTPAPLGMNGAIEKAVELVEQKGYLMLQQFENPANPEAHRETTAQEILKDFGLDLHAFVAGVGTGGTISGVGEILKETISGIKIIAVEPEASAVLSGQEAGPHMIQGIGAGFIPKTLNVDIYDEVIKVSSKAALETARELARKEGILAGISAGANLYAALQVAERLGKGKKVLTIIPDTGERYFSTTLFGD
- a CDS encoding aspartate kinase produces the protein MLVVQKFGGSSVADPERIKRVAKRVVETKRAGNSVVVVVSAMGDTTDELIGLARQLSDTPSEREMDMLLSTGEQVSIALLAMAIENLGEAAVSLTGAQAGVSTNEVYAKAKITGINSERLDKELAAGKIVVVAGFQGRCANDDTTTLGRGGSDTTAVALAAAIKADVCEIFTDVDGVYTTDPRVVPRAQKLPSISYDEMLELASLGALVLHPRAVEFAKIYNVKLHVRSSFNHNTGTIVEEVASMEKEMVVSGVAYDLNVAKIAFFDVPDKPGIAMKLFSALAAENINVDMIIQSTMRNDVNDISFTIAKDELNKALQISDRIKQEIGTPDYDYDDSVAKISIVGAGMITNPGVAACMFEALANAGINIQMISTSEIKVSCIIDADSVKKAVKVLHTKFDLDVEEENSAAS
- a CDS encoding ACT domain-containing protein, coding for MNSDGQRFFIVNAAILPEAIVKTAKAKEVLARGDAGTIHEAVGKVGLSRSAFYKYKDGIFPFHNAAKEQIVTISMILEHKSGVLSRILNTVANVQGNVLTINQNLPLQGVANVSISIQTVDMLMSVEELLSKIKEINGVKKVEVVGQT
- a CDS encoding HesA/MoeB/ThiF family protein, whose amino-acid sequence is MDFNEQQIERYSRHIILSEVGVQGQQRLLDAKVLVIGTGGLGAPAAMFLAAAGIGTIGLVDGDEVDLSNLQRQIIHQTKDVGKLKVISGKETLNEMNPDVNVVTYNTFVDSSNILDIIKDQDYDFVIDGTDNFAAKFLINDACVIAKKPFSHAGIIRFNGQLTTYIPDDGTPCYRCMFKEPPPEGVVPTCREAGVLGVMGGVIGTLQATEAIKYLLDLGNNLAGYLLTYDAVKMQFRKIKVNYKSDCAVCGQEPTIKNLIDYQGPVCDL
- a CDS encoding M67 family metallopeptidase, coding for MVKLSRAQYDQLVKQARDEFPLECCGLLAGRKIQEEIIVNKIFPGRNMDQSSEHFTMDPKEQFAALKEMRNEGLELVGNYHSHPYTPSRPSEEDKRLAYDPGILYAIISLKEKEPVLNFFKIATGEFVEELEYLLT
- the thiS gene encoding sulfur carrier protein ThiS, which encodes MNVKINGDDKQLEKEASILELLEIEQVKMPDMVSVELNGDIVDREKFETTIIKENDRVEFLYFMGGGAIGL
- the thrC gene encoding threonine synthase: MNWPGILEKYQEFLPITDKTPLVSLKEGNTPLIKGQNLSEELGINIYFKYEGLNPTGSFKDRGMVMAVAKAVEEGSTAIMCASTGNTSAAAAAYAARCGLTCSVVIPEGNIALGKLAQALIYGAKVIAIKGNFDDALNIVRSITEKNPITLVNSLNPYRIEGQTSSAYEICDVLGDAPDYLAIPVGNAGNITAYWRGFKRYQDAGRSKNLPQMIGFQAEGASPIVQDKIVENPETIATAIRIGNPASWEKAVQAADESKGFIKAVTDEEILAAQRLLASREGVFAEPASAASLAGVLKQHQEGFFEKGSTVVCVLTGNGLKDPNTAIKQVSEPYSVPADEDAVLSIVNGK
- a CDS encoding homoserine dehydrogenase translates to MVTNSQAPIKVGMLGMGTVGRGVYKILTGNADLITARAGRPVQIEKIVVRDTTKSRGVTVPDGVLTADAAAVLENPDIDIVVELMGGNEPAKEYILKALKAGKQVVTANKDLIAGYGKELFDAEKEHDTDLMFEASVAGGIPIIRPLKMCLAGNKVTDVMGIINGTTNYILTKMTRFGSDFNDVLKEAQALGYAESDPTADVEGHDAARKIAILASIAFNTRVTSRDVYVEGITRIDATDIKYATELGYIVKLLGIAKERDGEVEVRVHPVFIPGSHPLAAVSDANNAIFVAGDAVGETMFYGPGAGEMPTASAVVGDIMEVARNITGGVNGRISCTCFEEKPIKPIGLVESKYYLRLMVKDRPGVLASIASVLGNHNVSIDTVLQKRSDGDIAEVVLIIHRVEEQNLRDALTIMEGMSITKRVANVIRVEGEDA
- the thrB gene encoding homoserine kinase, producing the protein MVRVRVPATTANMGPGFDTIGMALELYNYLEMDVIPSGLEFDISGEGSESIPRDETNVVYQAAVRVFEKNGDEPTGLKIKQENQIPASRGMGSSAAAIVAGMVAANELAGGKLTEGQLLELAVAMEGHPDNVAPAMLGGVVVSAVLDERLFYRKIKPPQQLSMVLAVPDFTLSTSIARDVLPLNVPVKDAVFNVSRASLLVLALIQEDYQLLGQMMDDKLHQPYRVNLVPGMQAVFDAAKRSGALAVALSGAGPALVAFVTDKDKCKLVGQSMRQAFSQVGVNCDTRHLAASPTGAQIERKGEWVEC